ACATCTGCAAAAGCAAAATCAGCGTTTTCAGCAATTTCTAAAACTTCTTTTCCATCTGCATCGCTAATAAACTCACCTTTTTCATTTAATAATTTTAAGGCATTCCATTGTTTTGGGTTATGGCTAGCAGTTAGGATAATTCCACCACCAGCATTTTCCATCGGAACAGCAATCTCTACAGTAGGAGTTGTAGATAAACCTAAATCTATCACTTCTATTCCTAAACCCTGCAGGGTACCAATTACCAAATTATTAACCATTTCTCCCGAAATACGGGCATCACGGCCAAGTATAATTTTTTTGTTTTGAGTTTTGTTAATTACCCAAGAGCCATAAGCTGCAGTAAATTTAACAATGTCGATTGGGGTTAGACCATCGCCAGATTTTCCGCCAATAGTCCCTCTAATTCCTGATATAGATTTTATTAAAGTCAAGTTCTATAAATTTTTTCAAAAATAATAAAAATTTAAGGAAAGGATTGTATTAAAAATGCACATCCAAGTAATTTTTAAAGCCTTTTTAATCAGCTTAAAAAATTAAATTCATCGCCGTTGAAATTCAAAATACTATATTTGTTCATCACAAAACGTTAACTCCTCAGCGTAATGCAGCGAAAATGGTTTCAATATTGGTTTAATTCTCCTTATTATCACATACTTTACAGTCAGCGTAATGATGCAGAAGCTGAGTTTTTAATTGACAACCTTTCTGCTTATCTCACCCCCAAAAAAAATAGTCGGATTTTAGATATTGCTTGTGGCAGAGGTCGACATTCAATTTATCTAAACAAAAAAGGTTATGATGTTACTGGGATAGATTTATCTGAACAAAGCATTAAATACGCACAACAGTTTGAGCAAAAAAACCTGCATTTTTATGTGCATGACATGCGCAAGCTATCGTACATTAACTATTTTGATTTTGCTTTTAACCTGTTTACTAGTTTTGGGTATTTTGATACTGAAAAAGAACATGTTAATGCTTTAAAAGCTTTTAGAAAAGGATTAAAGGAAGACGGCACTTTGGTTATTGATTATTTTAACACGCAAAAAATAATCAAAAACTTAACCAATCAAGAAACTAAAACCATAGACGGAATCGAATTCCATTTGCATAAATTTGTTTCCGAAGGTAAGATTATCAAACACATTAACTTCGAGCACAAACTAAAGGTTTATGCCTTCGAAGAACGTGTTCAAGCCTTTTTCTTGGCAGATTTTGAAAGAATGTTAACTAAAAGTGGATTAATTATAACTGAAACTTTTGGCAGTTATGCCCTAGAACCATTTGATGAAATTAAATCAGACCGTTTAATACTGATTTGCAAAAAAGCATGATAGAACAGTTACAGCAGTTTGATGCAGAATTATTTCTGAAAGTTCATCGTGGTTTAAGCAATGGATTTTTCGATTGGTTAATGCCATTGGTCAGGAATCGCTTCTTTTGGTCTCCACTTTATCTATTTATCATTGCTTTTTGCATTAGACAATATAAAAAACAAGGACTAGTTATGATTGGAATGATTCTAGTAACCTTTGCCATGGGCGATTTGATTGCATCGAGAATAATAAAACCTAGCGTTGGGAGGATTAGACCTTGCAATGAGGTGAGATTAGCAAATAAAATCATTCATCGTGTTCCTTGTGGTAGTGGATATAGTTTTCCATCCTCACATGCTACTAACCATTTTGCTATTGGCATTTTTCTAATCGGCTTATTTTACAAAAAATGGAAACCCATTTTACCATTAGGCTTAGGATGGGCATTTTTAATTAGCTTTGCACAGGTTTATGTTGGTGTGCATTACCCCATAGATACCTTTGCGGGAGCCATTTTAGGAACTTGCATTGGCTTATTCACATTTTATCTTTACAAGAAAATAAAACCTATTACCTAAAATGGAAATCTGGAAATTCCTTGTTTTATTTTGCTGTGCGCTTTTTGGAGGCTTGGCTATCTTTTTGGTAAAAAATGATAAGTCTCAATTATTAAAACTGATTTTATCTTTTAGTGGCGCTTATTTATTTGCCATTACGGTTTTACATTTAATTCCAGATGCTTATAGTGGAACTGATAAGGAAGAAATTGGCATTTTCATTTTAATTGGCTTTCTGTTACAGATCTTTTTAGAGCAGTTTTCTGAAGGTGTAGAACATGGGCATATCCACAAACATCATGATGGCCACGCTTTTCCATGGGGAATTATGATAAGTTTATGTTTACATGCTTTTCTAGAAGGAATGCCTTTAGCGAAAGACCAAAACAACGA
The sequence above is drawn from the Pedobacter frigiditerrae genome and encodes:
- a CDS encoding ZIP family metal transporter, which encodes MEIWKFLVLFCCALFGGLAIFLVKNDKSQLLKLILSFSGAYLFAITVLHLIPDAYSGTDKEEIGIFILIGFLLQIFLEQFSEGVEHGHIHKHHDGHAFPWGIMISLCLHAFLEGMPLAKDQNNELIFGISLHHIPAAFALASILVQNHYKPKGVVLYLIIFAIMAPAGYYFSLSLSNGSISGMEPYFNKVMGIVIGIFLHISTTILFESSADHKINKRKMLAVLLGIGVALIGFFAAGHSH
- a CDS encoding phosphatase PAP2 family protein encodes the protein MIEQLQQFDAELFLKVHRGLSNGFFDWLMPLVRNRFFWSPLYLFIIAFCIRQYKKQGLVMIGMILVTFAMGDLIASRIIKPSVGRIRPCNEVRLANKIIHRVPCGSGYSFPSSHATNHFAIGIFLIGLFYKKWKPILPLGLGWAFLISFAQVYVGVHYPIDTFAGAILGTCIGLFTFYLYKKIKPIT
- a CDS encoding class I SAM-dependent methyltransferase, producing the protein MQRKWFQYWFNSPYYHILYSQRNDAEAEFLIDNLSAYLTPKKNSRILDIACGRGRHSIYLNKKGYDVTGIDLSEQSIKYAQQFEQKNLHFYVHDMRKLSYINYFDFAFNLFTSFGYFDTEKEHVNALKAFRKGLKEDGTLVIDYFNTQKIIKNLTNQETKTIDGIEFHLHKFVSEGKIIKHINFEHKLKVYAFEERVQAFFLADFERMLTKSGLIITETFGSYALEPFDEIKSDRLILICKKA